In Methanosarcinales archaeon, the genomic window TGTCTGTTCTAAAAGAATATTTGACGATGTAGCTCGTAAGGGAACGATTACACAAATGTTATTAACATCAAAACCTTCTCTTAACATCAAAACTGAGATAATAATTTTTGGATTTACATGGTTATCAACATTGAATAGTTTTTGTTTTATGTGCTCCCATTCCTGTTGTGTAACATCTCCTTTTTTGTTTGAATGAATTTCCATTACTTCATCTTCTGACAACCCTTCAAACGTAGTTAAAAAATCAGTGACTAAAGGAGCCACTTTTGTATCTTCACAGATGACAAACATTTTTGGATGCTTATTTGAGATTCCATGTTTATCTGATGTAAAACTGACAAAGTCTTGTTCCAGTATTCTTAATTTTTTAAGCCCTGCCCGTAACATAACTTTTTGGCCTTCTGAAAGGGCGATAACGGACGTTCCTTCCTTTTCAGCTTTGAATTCAAGCGGCAGAGACGCAATTTCTTTTCTCTTATCTATGGCTATTGTTTTTACTAATCCTGTTTTAATAGCAGACTTTAAGTCAAAGTCAACAATAATATGGGGGAAGAACTGTTTTGTTCTCTTCTGTCCAGAACCTGAAATATTATATGGCGTTGCAGAAAAGTCTATCTGAATAAATTTCTCATTCTTTGGTTTTGCAATTTTTGATAAACTTTTTTGCCATTCAACCTCAAAGACCTCTCCTGCTTTCTTTACTTCATGGATGTGATGGGCTTCATCATTGAATACTAATAGATCCGGGAGATTAGCAAGGTATTCAATTTCATTGCCTCTGAGATATTTATTATCTAATGAGTTGAGAGTATGCCCAGCAGTTGTACCTGGAGCAATAGGTAATACGTCTTTCACAACTTGAGTGGGGTCTTCTAAGGGAGAATCGATTTCTTGTTCCTCTTCCACACCTGCCAATAAATGCCAGTTTGTAATCGCTATTAATCCTTCACCAGTTACTTTTTTACCGATTTCATCTTTATTAGCTACATTTGATTGTATAAAACCAAATATTTCATCTTTGTATGCAGAAGGGATGAAAAGCTCTTTAAATGTCTTGAAGTCGGATTTATCAAAGTTTCTATTAATGTTACCTGTTTCATCTATTTGTTCTTTTCCAAGGTATGCATCTAACAGCCTTTCATAAACGATTATGCCGGGTGCAATAATAAGAAAATTTTTTGTAAAATGTCCTGTTGGCTGGTCTTCATGTTTTGCATTGAGATACTGCCATATCAATAAGGCATTTAATACCCATGTCTTACCTGTGCCTGTTGCCATTTTAATGGCATACTTTGGATGACTGTATTTATCCTGTTTCAGATTCAACAAGTCCATTTCTTGAAGCAGTTCTGGATTTACAGACATATACATGTCCATCACATTTTTTGTTTTCAGAACTTCATGCATGTAAATGGTGTTGAGTATTGCCTGTTTTTGTCCTTCATGAAAGTTGAATTTACGTGTTTCACAGAATGCAGGGTGGAACCAGTAGCGTAGCAGGTCTTTTGTTATTGGACTTACTTTATCAAGCAAGTCTCCATCTCCATCAGCCCATTCCTGATTTACTGTTTTTGAAATGGCACTGGCAAATTTTAAAGGGATGCTCCCCGTTCCTAATGTTGTCGGAGTGACCATCCTAATTCACCTCTAAAACTGCAACACTTTCAAATCCGAAAACATCAACAGCTTTAACACAGACCTTTCTTTTTCCTTTTATTTTAGGAACTACCAGTTTTGCTTTTCTTACGACTCTGAAAGGGTCATCGTCGTTAAACGTGTTAGACCTGTAATCCTGCCATTTGCTCCTGAAAACCTCTCCGTCGTAATCAGGGTCTATGCTCCAGTATTCAATAAGGGTCAACGGGTCTTCAGCTATTACATTTTCAAGTTTTTCTTTATTCTTGTCATCCAGCGGCAGTGCATCAGGAGATAGTAAAATATAATTTTCAAGTTCTATGACAAGTTCGTCTTCCTCGTCATTGTAGCTTT contains:
- a CDS encoding DEAD/DEAH box helicase family protein, whose product is MVTPTTLGTGSIPLKFASAISKTVNQEWADGDGDLLDKVSPITKDLLRYWFHPAFCETRKFNFHEGQKQAILNTIYMHEVLKTKNVMDMYMSVNPELLQEMDLLNLKQDKYSHPKYAIKMATGTGKTWVLNALLIWQYLNAKHEDQPTGHFTKNFLIIAPGIIVYERLLDAYLGKEQIDETGNINRNFDKSDFKTFKELFIPSAYKDEIFGFIQSNVANKDEIGKKVTGEGLIAITNWHLLAGVEEEQEIDSPLEDPTQVVKDVLPIAPGTTAGHTLNSLDNKYLRGNEIEYLANLPDLLVFNDEAHHIHEVKKAGEVFEVEWQKSLSKIAKPKNEKFIQIDFSATPYNISGSGQKRTKQFFPHIIVDFDLKSAIKTGLVKTIAIDKRKEIASLPLEFKAEKEGTSVIALSEGQKVMLRAGLKKLRILEQDFVSFTSDKHGISNKHPKMFVICEDTKVAPLVTDFLTTFEGLSEDEVMEIHSNKKGDVTQQEWEHIKQKLFNVDNHVNPKIIISVLMLREGFDVNNICVIVPLRATSSNILLEQTIGRGLRLMWREPEFTELKRENRYRLLEKKEEPANYLDLLSIVEHPAFIEFYDDLIKEGIVGKSEEDLELGESVLGDIIKVGLREDYQNYDFYFPIILQDREENLIPTELSLDNLEPFPIRLEDLKKLVPTDGDVFYSEEITVKTRFGEYSITADIFTAKSYNEFIAKLVKGVSSMFVDVGKRKVKKSFPMMQINNAEIARLADNYIRHKLFDQEFNPLEDNNWRVLLLSKSRIVSHIVLNVSKTIYELQNNIDVTEATIIKRYFSEVDELKMREKFSLDVSKAIYEKLPYPSHKGGFEKSFIEFVNKDSKVKAFIKINEYYHDFAHVTYIREDGLLSHYYPDFIVMIDDNIYIVETKAQKDVKNPNVIQKRLATVDWINKINELNLEDRMNCTWHYILLGENTFYEFKDKGASAEEILEYRKMSKAKIEGKLDAFFEVE